From Amycolatopsis sp. YIM 10, the proteins below share one genomic window:
- a CDS encoding sorbosone dehydrogenase family protein, translated as MSGRFRPARWLLTVFTVLSLAAPPALAQDDDPIIDPFPEDPALADFGLVLEEMVQMPKSEAVPPTPDNRIKRHARINYVGEVPDGSGRLYVPDLNGRMYLLQNGVPQVYLDVGSTFEPDFWSHRGLGSGFGFVAFDPEFAENGRFYTTHTEADAALTTKPPDLWAQPKTVIHSVITEWTADDPSAPVFTGRKREMLRLGFMSYIHAIQQIGFNPVAKPGDEDYGLLYLAVGDGGRGVSSDDPQNLAVPQGKILRIDPLGNDSQNGKYGIPAANPFVGKEGALGEIYAYGFRDPHRFSFDTGGRNRLYVGSIGEHEIESIYDVRAGDNLGWGEREGPFVFKRSDKCNLYPLPADDAKYRYTYPVAAYDHDPPPGLPCGADSGHAVAGGFVYRGDNIPFLQGKYLFGDLVDGRVWYTDSGEMRHGARKLATMHQLRLFDTAGNEKTMADFAGDKRIDLRFGVDGSDELFVLAKANGKIWRVKDVKHV; from the coding sequence TTGAGCGGACGCTTCAGGCCGGCGCGCTGGTTGCTCACCGTGTTCACGGTGCTGTCGCTGGCCGCGCCGCCCGCACTCGCGCAGGACGACGACCCCATCATCGATCCGTTCCCGGAGGACCCGGCGCTGGCCGATTTCGGCCTGGTGCTCGAGGAAATGGTGCAGATGCCGAAGTCCGAGGCGGTTCCGCCGACCCCGGACAACCGGATCAAGCGCCACGCGCGGATCAACTACGTCGGTGAGGTCCCCGACGGCTCCGGGCGGCTCTACGTGCCGGACCTCAACGGCAGGATGTACTTGCTCCAGAACGGTGTTCCACAGGTCTATCTGGATGTGGGCAGCACCTTCGAACCCGACTTCTGGTCGCATCGCGGCCTTGGCAGCGGATTCGGCTTTGTCGCCTTCGACCCGGAGTTCGCCGAGAACGGCCGCTTCTACACCACGCACACCGAGGCCGACGCCGCGCTGACCACCAAACCACCGGACCTGTGGGCGCAGCCGAAGACGGTCATCCACAGCGTGATCACCGAGTGGACGGCCGACGACCCGTCGGCGCCGGTTTTCACCGGCAGGAAACGGGAAATGCTGCGGCTCGGGTTCATGAGCTACATCCACGCGATCCAGCAGATCGGCTTCAACCCGGTGGCCAAGCCGGGCGATGAGGACTACGGCCTGCTCTATCTCGCCGTCGGCGACGGTGGTCGCGGGGTGAGCAGCGACGATCCGCAGAACCTCGCCGTGCCACAGGGAAAGATCCTGCGCATCGATCCGCTCGGCAATGACAGCCAGAACGGCAAGTACGGCATCCCGGCGGCGAATCCGTTCGTGGGCAAGGAAGGCGCGCTCGGCGAGATCTACGCCTACGGCTTCCGCGACCCGCACCGGTTCAGCTTCGACACCGGCGGCCGCAACCGGCTCTACGTCGGCAGCATCGGCGAGCACGAGATCGAGTCCATCTACGACGTGCGCGCCGGGGACAATCTCGGCTGGGGCGAGCGCGAAGGACCGTTCGTGTTCAAGCGATCCGACAAGTGCAATCTCTACCCGCTGCCCGCCGACGACGCGAAGTACCGCTACACCTATCCCGTCGCCGCCTACGACCACGACCCGCCGCCGGGCCTGCCGTGCGGGGCCGACAGCGGGCACGCGGTGGCCGGTGGTTTTGTCTACCGCGGCGACAACATCCCGTTCCTGCAAGGGAAGTACCTGTTCGGCGACCTGGTGGACGGCCGGGTCTGGTACACCGACTCGGGCGAAATGCGTCACGGCGCCAGGAAGTTGGCCACCATGCACCAGCTTCGCCTGTTCGACACCGCGGGCAACGAGAAGACGATGGCCGACTTCGCCGGGGACAAACGGATCGACCTGAGGTTCGGCGTCGACGGTTCCGACGAACTCTTCGTACTGGCCAAGGCGAACGGCAAGATCTGGCGAGTCAAGGACGTGAAGCATGTCTAG
- a CDS encoding NAD(P)/FAD-dependent oxidoreductase, which yields MSVVVVGASAAGFATAEGLRRNGYDGALTLVGAEPELPYDRPPLSKQVLTGQWDADRIRLCGQDKADDLGLDLRLGTPAAALDVAARRLSLADGTELPYEQLVLATGVGPRPLPGTEGLRGVRMLRSLEDALALRAELRPGTRLVVIGAGFLGTEIAAAARTLEAEVWLVEPEPVPLGVAVGAEVGEFVAGLHRERGVHLRTGPGAAVRDFKANAGEVEAVVLEDGTELPCDLVVVAIGSVPSTGWLAGSGLTLGDGIECDSRCSAAPGVYAAGDVASWFHEHAGVRVRLEHRTNATEQGLYVARALLGQAGEPFTPVPYFWSDQYETKLTAFGLLRGADEIRVVEGAIADGAFVALYRKGNRLTGVLGVRRAKSVRQWRALLAAGSGWDEAFADSPK from the coding sequence GTGAGCGTTGTCGTTGTCGGCGCTTCGGCCGCCGGTTTCGCCACGGCCGAAGGACTCCGCCGCAACGGCTACGACGGTGCGCTCACCCTGGTCGGCGCCGAACCGGAACTGCCGTACGACCGCCCGCCGCTGTCGAAGCAGGTGCTCACCGGGCAGTGGGACGCCGACCGGATCCGCCTGTGCGGCCAGGACAAGGCCGACGACCTGGGGCTCGACCTGCGCCTCGGCACGCCCGCGGCGGCGCTGGACGTGGCCGCCCGGCGACTGAGCCTGGCCGACGGCACCGAGCTGCCGTACGAGCAGCTGGTGCTCGCCACCGGCGTCGGGCCGCGCCCGCTGCCCGGTACCGAGGGCCTGCGTGGTGTGCGCATGCTGCGCAGCCTCGAAGATGCACTGGCGCTGCGTGCCGAACTCCGCCCCGGAACGCGGCTCGTGGTGATCGGGGCCGGGTTCCTCGGCACGGAGATCGCCGCCGCCGCGCGCACGCTGGAGGCCGAGGTGTGGCTGGTCGAGCCGGAGCCCGTGCCGCTCGGCGTCGCGGTCGGCGCGGAGGTCGGCGAGTTCGTCGCCGGGCTGCACCGCGAGCGCGGGGTGCACCTGCGCACCGGCCCCGGTGCCGCCGTCCGCGACTTCAAGGCGAACGCGGGTGAGGTCGAGGCGGTGGTGCTCGAAGACGGCACGGAACTGCCCTGCGACCTGGTCGTGGTCGCGATCGGCTCGGTGCCATCGACCGGCTGGCTGGCCGGTTCGGGGCTCACCCTGGGTGACGGGATCGAGTGCGATTCCCGGTGCTCGGCCGCGCCGGGCGTGTACGCCGCCGGTGACGTGGCCTCCTGGTTCCACGAGCACGCGGGCGTCCGCGTGCGCCTGGAGCACCGCACCAACGCCACCGAACAGGGCCTGTACGTGGCCAGGGCGCTGTTGGGCCAAGCGGGCGAACCGTTCACCCCGGTGCCGTACTTCTGGTCGGACCAGTACGAAACCAAGCTCACCGCCTTCGGCCTGCTCCGCGGTGCCGACGAGATCAGGGTGGTCGAGGGCGCGATCGCCGACGGCGCGTTCGTCGCCTTGTACCGCAAGGGAAACCGGCTGACCGGTGTGCTCGGCGTGCGCCGCGCGAAGTCCGTGCGGCAGTGGCGCGCGCTGCTCGCCGCCGGGTCCGGTTGGGACGAAGCGTTCGCCGATAGTCCTAAATAG
- a CDS encoding ferredoxin, with product MKITIDRDRCCGAGQCVLAAPDVFDQDDEEGLVVVLEESPAPEHHQAVREAASVCPTATIEVTE from the coding sequence ATGAAGATCACGATCGACCGCGACCGCTGCTGTGGTGCGGGCCAGTGCGTGCTCGCCGCACCGGACGTGTTCGACCAGGACGACGAAGAGGGCCTGGTCGTGGTGCTGGAGGAGTCGCCGGCACCCGAGCACCACCAGGCGGTGCGCGAGGCGGCGTCGGTCTGCCCGACCGCCACGATCGAAGTCACCGAGTGA
- a CDS encoding lanthionine synthetase LanC family protein, which produces MTEELLDRLGEIAAGRRITVRGNWAGVRGNGTIPAQGWKIHVSARPVTLGQTLELALPILLAADCEFRVVRSAGVLRELNAGDPATTGHALIVHAADEVAVRLATELAAALTGLAAPEVTGARRFRQDAPVYYRFGAFAPQFDVDEYGDLRPVVRDPGAARDPFHRNDPVVESERIGRYRLVSGPAGNIYRALSPAGDAVVLKRAAAFVGEDEEGIDLRWQLRNERRVLQALTGVAGVPDLLDHFRIDENEYLVTSDAGAKSLAEAGRFRRIGPLAARLVAVLDAVHERGVVVRDLSPKNIVLSERGCTLIDFGTSRYDGYQLPGWTPGYSVPDQCGDRAAVPEDDYFSLGATLFFAATGLEPVTADPDPLRNLDRTLLAYRRVESGGLVPRLLSLDPAERVAAVEDIRAGRRRRAVPPTAAEPEITGDLLESVIEHTVAECVRHAELALEDEPLATNVYRGAAGLGMELLHHPGGVAAALALAHRVTEHPPPVSPPNGLFSGRTGTALFLGTAGLPVEPLELAEHEAADYVHGVAGIGIGHLLLQSVAERSENFTIADECARRALTDTGTERGFARGRAGVAVFLLAHHRATGDPATGTAALRLFDRLLAEVAERTRVLRRRTAPAAGADWWQGLAGLIPPLLAAARAYGEDRYLELAKEGARACLTAAPRVPSVSQVHGLAGIGETLADVALATGDEEFWAGAVRIAELILLRSGGSYRKPVFPGEAGWAYGAAGVLSFLRRLHGRAGARPWSPEWSPPPRSLRVTPNRDSV; this is translated from the coding sequence ATGACAGAAGAACTGCTCGACCGGCTCGGGGAGATCGCCGCCGGGAGGCGGATCACCGTGCGCGGGAACTGGGCCGGGGTGCGGGGCAACGGCACGATTCCCGCACAGGGCTGGAAGATTCACGTCTCGGCCCGGCCGGTCACCCTCGGCCAGACCCTCGAACTCGCGCTGCCGATCCTGCTCGCCGCCGACTGCGAGTTCCGCGTGGTGCGCTCGGCGGGCGTGCTGCGCGAGCTGAACGCCGGTGACCCGGCCACCACCGGGCACGCGCTGATCGTGCACGCCGCCGACGAGGTGGCGGTCCGGCTGGCGACCGAGCTGGCCGCGGCGCTGACCGGGCTGGCCGCACCCGAAGTCACCGGGGCGCGCCGGTTCCGCCAGGACGCTCCGGTGTACTACCGCTTCGGCGCCTTCGCCCCGCAGTTCGATGTGGACGAATACGGCGACCTCCGGCCGGTGGTGCGCGATCCGGGCGCGGCGCGGGACCCGTTCCACCGCAACGATCCGGTCGTCGAGTCCGAGCGGATCGGCCGCTACCGCCTGGTTTCCGGCCCGGCCGGGAACATCTACCGCGCGCTGAGCCCGGCGGGCGACGCGGTGGTGCTCAAGCGGGCCGCCGCCTTCGTCGGCGAGGACGAGGAGGGCATCGACCTGCGCTGGCAGTTGCGCAACGAACGCCGGGTGCTCCAGGCGCTGACCGGGGTGGCCGGGGTGCCGGACCTGCTCGACCACTTCCGCATCGACGAGAACGAGTACCTGGTCACCAGCGACGCGGGTGCGAAGAGCCTCGCCGAAGCCGGAAGGTTCCGGCGCATCGGGCCGCTGGCCGCGCGGCTGGTCGCCGTGCTCGACGCGGTGCACGAACGCGGAGTGGTGGTCCGCGACCTCTCCCCGAAGAACATCGTGCTCTCCGAACGTGGTTGCACGCTGATCGACTTCGGCACCAGCCGGTACGACGGCTACCAGCTGCCCGGCTGGACCCCCGGCTACAGCGTGCCGGACCAGTGCGGCGATCGCGCGGCGGTGCCCGAGGACGACTACTTCTCCCTCGGCGCCACGTTGTTCTTCGCCGCCACCGGGTTGGAGCCGGTGACCGCCGACCCGGATCCGCTGCGGAACCTCGACCGCACGCTGCTGGCGTACCGGCGGGTGGAATCCGGCGGACTGGTGCCGCGGTTGCTCAGCCTCGATCCCGCCGAGCGCGTGGCCGCGGTCGAGGACATCCGCGCGGGCAGGCGCCGCCGCGCGGTCCCGCCCACCGCCGCCGAACCGGAGATCACCGGCGACCTGCTGGAGTCGGTCATCGAGCACACCGTGGCCGAATGCGTGCGCCACGCCGAGCTCGCGCTGGAGGACGAGCCGCTCGCCACGAACGTCTACCGCGGGGCGGCCGGGCTCGGCATGGAACTGCTGCACCATCCCGGCGGCGTGGCCGCCGCGCTGGCGCTCGCGCACCGGGTCACCGAGCACCCGCCCCCGGTGTCACCGCCGAACGGCCTGTTCTCCGGCCGCACCGGCACCGCGTTGTTCCTTGGCACCGCCGGACTGCCGGTGGAACCGCTCGAACTGGCCGAGCACGAGGCCGCGGACTACGTGCACGGGGTGGCCGGGATCGGCATCGGGCACCTGCTCCTGCAGTCGGTGGCCGAGCGGTCGGAGAACTTCACCATCGCCGACGAGTGCGCCCGCCGGGCCTTGACCGATACCGGTACCGAGCGTGGTTTCGCCCGCGGGCGGGCCGGGGTCGCCGTTTTCCTGCTCGCGCACCACCGGGCCACCGGTGACCCGGCCACCGGCACCGCCGCGCTCCGGCTGTTCGACCGGCTGCTGGCCGAGGTGGCCGAGCGGACGCGGGTGCTGCGCCGCCGGACCGCGCCCGCCGCCGGGGCGGACTGGTGGCAGGGCCTGGCCGGGCTGATCCCGCCGCTGCTGGCCGCCGCGCGGGCCTACGGCGAGGACCGCTACCTCGAACTGGCCAAGGAGGGCGCGCGGGCCTGCCTGACCGCGGCTCCGCGCGTCCCGTCGGTTTCGCAGGTCCACGGGCTCGCGGGGATCGGCGAAACACTCGCCGACGTCGCGCTGGCCACCGGAGACGAGGAGTTCTGGGCCGGGGCCGTCCGGATCGCGGAGCTGATCCTGCTGCGCTCCGGCGGCAGCTATCGGAAGCCGGTTTTCCCCGGTGAGGCGGGCTGGGCGTACGGCGCCGCCGGGGTGCTCAGCTTCCTTCGCAGACTTCACGGACGGGCGGGGGCCCGGCCGTGGAGCCCGGAGTGGTCGCCGCCCCCGCGATCACTCCGGGTCACCCCGAATCGCGATAGCGTGTGA
- a CDS encoding PH domain-containing protein, translating into MSQPVFDRRGQYEQIVSGLLEGEKVIAVYDAIGAGTGFIGITDRRVIVQDKSFVGKKTALVSLPYAKITSVAVVSNKSWTGGFFSTSAIAVTAGANVHEVEFRGHDKAHHAHNAILWHITR; encoded by the coding sequence ATGAGCCAGCCGGTGTTCGACAGGCGGGGGCAGTACGAGCAGATCGTCAGCGGGTTGCTGGAGGGGGAGAAGGTGATCGCGGTCTACGACGCCATCGGCGCGGGCACCGGGTTCATCGGCATCACCGACCGGCGGGTGATCGTGCAGGACAAGTCGTTCGTCGGCAAGAAGACCGCGCTCGTCTCGCTGCCGTACGCGAAGATCACCAGCGTCGCCGTGGTGTCGAACAAGAGCTGGACCGGTGGCTTCTTCAGCACCAGCGCGATCGCGGTGACCGCGGGCGCGAACGTGCACGAGGTCGAGTTCCGCGGGCACGACAAGGCCCACCACGCGCACAACGCGATCCTCTGGCACATCACGCGCTGA
- a CDS encoding YchJ family protein, with product MSRKSRPCPCGSGEPFPGCCGRLHAGEATAATAEQLMRSRFSAFAVADADYLLRTWHPDTRPASIEFDPAQRWTSLEILGHTGGGLLHTEGTVEFVARYRIHGHDGELRENSRFLREGGQWLYLIALAER from the coding sequence ATGTCGCGAAAGAGCCGCCCCTGCCCGTGTGGATCGGGTGAGCCGTTCCCCGGTTGCTGCGGGCGCCTGCACGCGGGCGAGGCCACCGCGGCCACCGCCGAGCAGCTGATGCGGTCGCGGTTCAGCGCGTTCGCCGTCGCCGACGCGGACTACCTGCTGCGTACCTGGCACCCGGACACCCGTCCGGCCTCGATCGAGTTCGACCCGGCACAGCGCTGGACCTCACTGGAGATACTCGGGCACACCGGTGGCGGCCTGCTGCACACCGAAGGCACGGTGGAATTCGTGGCGCGGTACCGGATTCACGGGCATGACGGCGAGTTACGGGAGAACAGCAGATTCCTCCGCGAGGGTGGTCAGTGGCTGTACCTGATCGCACTAGCCGAGCGGTAA
- a CDS encoding DUF6235 family protein, which translates to MTMSARLRSGMRVIEHWAADAYQAEKNALYTALFTVLDGSVFRTYEIIDDEERAEEFYVRVRPKLLIKIRLHHFDSFGVVFIGTPEDAGLPVAPPEAPPEAPPAAA; encoded by the coding sequence ATGACCATGAGCGCGAGACTGCGGTCCGGGATGCGGGTGATCGAGCACTGGGCCGCCGATGCCTACCAGGCGGAGAAGAACGCGCTGTACACGGCGTTGTTCACGGTGCTGGACGGTTCGGTGTTCCGCACCTACGAGATCATCGACGACGAGGAACGGGCCGAGGAGTTCTACGTCCGGGTCCGGCCGAAGCTGCTGATCAAGATCAGGCTGCACCACTTCGACTCGTTCGGCGTGGTGTTCATCGGCACCCCCGAGGACGCCGGGCTGCCGGTGGCTCCCCCGGAGGCTCCGCCCGAGGCACCGCCGGCCGCGGCTTAG
- a CDS encoding DUF6423 family protein → MAGVADVARRVLMITGAIDTTDHDVSVTVNLPEPGRWQIIKSETNLTDKTWVAMQVTTDEDSTIVNDADTMLMSRQFSKTFMTPDQRRVTFYDGEVRPGEAVLKVYTLETGGTNPAYAYSRYSPIATDSAEKSAETLDGLITNGMPQRQVVELIVPVTIVG, encoded by the coding sequence ATGGCGGGCGTGGCCGACGTGGCCCGCCGGGTGCTGATGATCACCGGCGCGATCGACACCACCGACCACGACGTGTCGGTCACGGTGAACCTGCCCGAGCCCGGCCGGTGGCAGATCATCAAGTCCGAGACCAACCTGACCGACAAGACCTGGGTGGCCATGCAGGTCACCACCGACGAGGACTCCACCATCGTCAACGACGCCGACACCATGCTGATGTCGCGTCAGTTCTCGAAGACCTTCATGACCCCGGACCAGCGGCGGGTGACCTTCTACGACGGTGAGGTCCGGCCCGGCGAGGCGGTGCTGAAGGTCTACACGCTGGAGACCGGCGGCACGAACCCCGCCTACGCCTACTCCCGCTACAGCCCGATCGCCACCGACAGCGCCGAGAAGTCGGCCGAGACGCTCGACGGCCTGATCACCAACGGCATGCCGCAGCGCCAGGTGGTCGAACTGATCGTGCCCGTGACCATCGTCGGGTGA
- a CDS encoding FAD-dependent oxidoreductase, producing MPTVFVPEPHLLDSPRGRDWPFPAALGGAARLDEPPRTADAVIVGAGPAGLAVAAALWHHGVRDLVLFDRGTRPCGRFFDRVDTLGQRVLRSPYEHHPGAEGYRDCELLDFARLNWARLTPVERREVRMAQAGHRSVVPVDVFEAYCAQVASTHRVTERTWQANVHEVLPGKNSVTVRAGEHEVSARFVVLCTGEERRQAPAGWWPGRETPEGVRYWDERASEGADELIVVGAGLSAAHLVANGLAGGAKVHWVFRETGERYQCADVNSSFFRPEGRNRFDSVNWEDRLGLMRTFRRASVMFEFRPGLERAEADGRLVVHRGQQVTGVGTGEVRLADGSAVHGDHIALALGTVPWIGDQLLPEEVVGERNGWPDLDERSLAYCRAPRVFAVGAAAGMALGPAARNIDGHRVATARVAAAVAHGVQRGEPLLTAKAVASV from the coding sequence GTGCCGACCGTGTTCGTCCCGGAGCCCCACCTCCTGGACTCCCCGCGCGGCCGTGACTGGCCGTTCCCCGCCGCTCTCGGCGGTGCGGCGAGGCTCGACGAGCCCCCTCGCACCGCCGACGCGGTGATCGTCGGCGCCGGCCCGGCCGGCCTGGCGGTCGCCGCCGCACTCTGGCACCACGGAGTGCGCGACCTCGTCCTGTTCGATCGCGGGACCCGCCCGTGCGGCCGGTTCTTCGACCGGGTGGACACCCTCGGCCAGCGCGTGCTGCGCTCCCCCTACGAGCACCACCCCGGCGCGGAGGGTTACCGCGACTGCGAACTGCTGGACTTCGCGCGGCTGAACTGGGCGCGGCTGACCCCGGTGGAACGCCGTGAGGTCCGGATGGCGCAGGCCGGGCACCGGTCGGTGGTCCCGGTCGACGTGTTCGAGGCCTACTGCGCCCAGGTCGCCTCGACCCACCGGGTGACCGAGCGGACCTGGCAGGCCAACGTGCACGAGGTGCTGCCGGGCAAGAACTCGGTCACCGTGCGGGCGGGCGAGCACGAGGTGTCGGCGCGGTTCGTGGTGCTGTGCACCGGCGAAGAGCGGCGTCAGGCACCCGCCGGCTGGTGGCCCGGCCGCGAAACTCCGGAGGGTGTCCGGTACTGGGACGAACGGGCGTCCGAAGGAGCCGATGAGCTGATCGTGGTGGGTGCCGGTTTGTCGGCCGCGCACCTGGTCGCGAACGGGCTCGCCGGGGGCGCCAAGGTGCACTGGGTGTTCCGGGAGACCGGCGAGCGGTACCAGTGCGCGGACGTGAACTCGTCGTTCTTCCGCCCGGAGGGCCGCAACCGGTTCGACAGCGTGAACTGGGAGGACCGGCTCGGGCTGATGCGCACGTTCCGCCGCGCGTCGGTGATGTTCGAGTTCCGGCCGGGACTGGAGCGGGCGGAGGCCGATGGCAGGCTGGTCGTGCACCGCGGGCAGCAGGTCACCGGCGTCGGCACCGGCGAGGTCCGGCTGGCCGACGGCTCGGCGGTGCACGGCGACCACATCGCGCTGGCGCTGGGCACGGTGCCGTGGATCGGGGACCAGCTGCTGCCCGAGGAGGTCGTCGGCGAGCGCAACGGCTGGCCGGACCTCGACGAGCGGTCGCTGGCCTACTGCCGGGCGCCGCGGGTGTTCGCGGTCGGCGCGGCGGCGGGCATGGCGCTCGGCCCGGCGGCACGCAACATCGACGGCCACCGGGTGGCCACCGCGCGTGTCGCGGCGGCCGTGGCGCACGGCGTGCAGCGCGGTGAACCGCTGCTGACGGCGAAGGCGGTCGCCAGTGTCTAG
- a CDS encoding DUF6187 family protein produces MSSPRDTLFSLPAVDGSASAEVGVILMGLDARRLLAGLGLASLFDDPGQVTLAVDHARHDAPLRFSLDALVAAGTTRWLAARDALASAGGPAPDSASLRLAWEQTLRLLGDCDLDPAGPSTVAYLAACWLRREEIDRHSP; encoded by the coding sequence GTGTCTAGCCCGCGCGACACCCTGTTCTCGCTGCCCGCGGTGGACGGTTCGGCGTCGGCGGAGGTCGGCGTGATCCTGATGGGGCTCGACGCCCGGCGGCTGCTCGCCGGGCTCGGGCTCGCGTCCCTGTTCGACGATCCCGGCCAGGTCACCCTGGCGGTGGACCACGCCAGGCACGACGCGCCGCTGCGGTTCTCGCTCGACGCGCTCGTGGCCGCCGGCACCACCCGCTGGCTCGCCGCACGCGACGCGCTCGCGTCCGCCGGCGGCCCCGCCCCGGACTCGGCTTCGCTGCGGCTCGCCTGGGAACAGACCCTGCGCCTGCTCGGCGACTGCGACCTCGACCCGGCCGGTCCGTCCACAGTGGCCTATCTCGCGGCCTGCTGGCTGCGTCGCGAGGAAATCGACCGACACTCTCCCTAG
- a CDS encoding carboxymuconolactone decarboxylase family protein, with protein sequence MSFLKSLGTDSALLSVFRKFPATARPLLDYHELVMRAPSPFSAGERELIAAYVSGINGCDYCHGVHTVTAEQFGVPEGLLVAALSDLDSSPVDAKMKPVLAYVGKLTRTPARMTEADADAVYAAGWDETALHDAVLVCALFNFMNRMVEGLGVEASPDYFGVSGKRLADGGYTGLATLLD encoded by the coding sequence ATGTCTTTCCTGAAGTCATTGGGCACGGACTCTGCGCTGCTTTCGGTGTTCCGGAAGTTCCCGGCCACCGCGCGACCGTTGCTCGATTACCATGAATTGGTGATGCGTGCTCCTTCACCGTTTTCGGCGGGTGAGCGTGAATTGATCGCCGCTTATGTTTCGGGTATCAACGGCTGCGATTACTGCCATGGTGTGCACACGGTGACCGCCGAGCAGTTCGGGGTGCCGGAGGGCCTGCTGGTCGCGGCCCTGTCTGACCTCGACAGCTCACCGGTGGACGCGAAGATGAAGCCGGTACTGGCCTATGTCGGTAAGCTGACGCGCACCCCGGCACGCATGACCGAGGCGGACGCGGACGCCGTGTACGCCGCGGGCTGGGACGAAACCGCCCTGCACGACGCGGTGCTGGTGTGCGCGTTGTTCAACTTCATGAACCGGATGGTCGAAGGCCTGGGCGTGGAAGCGTCCCCGGACTACTTCGGCGTCTCCGGCAAACGCCTGGCGGACGGCGGCTACACCGGCCTGGCCACCCTGCTGGACTGA
- a CDS encoding S9 family peptidase: MDLRSRRWGGAVMLVVVLLAGLLTATPATAAGRQTHTGVIGGAAFRVETPERWNGTLVLYSHAYFSDGLPIPPEVWLANRKETENWLLANGHALAASDYQGRFGFAVEPALRDQIAVLDWFERNVGKPRRTVASGMSMGGGIAVLLAERNPRRISGVVATCADIDHLAPYNMSLDVTFAIRTLLAPGEDIDLVLADDPAASTQALLAAVERALSTPEGRARLTLAGAFGNLPPWKHAHHAPPAELVERIKQQAGWAQGSSSALGPAGRADLERRAGGNPAWNVGVDYGLQLARSSQRGLVEEAYRAAGLDVRDDLARLAAEPRIAPDASATGYMYRYAIPHGITPAPVLTLHNTGDGGASTDQEHWYASQVAARGNTDQLRQVFSARGNHCAFSGAEEIVSLRTMFTRVETGRWPDTSPAALNAAANSFGPEYHVVTNFGDFADAVLPPSFVPHSPAALQRPSR, encoded by the coding sequence ATGGACCTGCGCTCGAGGAGGTGGGGCGGGGCCGTGATGCTGGTGGTGGTCCTGCTCGCCGGCCTGCTCACCGCCACCCCCGCGACCGCGGCCGGGCGGCAGACCCACACCGGGGTGATCGGCGGCGCGGCCTTCCGGGTGGAAACCCCGGAGCGCTGGAACGGCACGCTCGTGCTGTACAGCCACGCCTACTTCAGCGACGGGCTGCCGATCCCGCCGGAGGTCTGGCTGGCGAACCGCAAGGAGACCGAGAACTGGTTGCTGGCCAACGGTCACGCGCTGGCGGCCTCGGACTACCAAGGCCGGTTCGGCTTCGCGGTGGAACCGGCGTTGCGCGACCAGATCGCCGTACTGGACTGGTTCGAGCGCAACGTCGGCAAGCCGCGGCGGACCGTCGCGAGTGGAATGTCGATGGGCGGCGGCATCGCGGTGCTGCTGGCCGAACGCAACCCGCGGCGGATCTCGGGCGTGGTGGCCACCTGCGCGGACATCGACCACCTGGCGCCGTACAACATGTCGCTGGACGTCACCTTCGCGATCCGCACGCTGCTCGCGCCGGGGGAGGACATCGACCTGGTGCTCGCGGACGACCCGGCGGCCAGCACCCAGGCGCTGCTGGCCGCGGTCGAGCGAGCACTGTCCACTCCGGAGGGTCGAGCGCGGCTCACGCTGGCCGGTGCGTTCGGCAACCTGCCACCGTGGAAGCACGCGCACCACGCGCCGCCCGCCGAACTGGTCGAGCGGATCAAGCAGCAGGCGGGCTGGGCGCAGGGTTCGTCATCGGCGCTGGGCCCGGCGGGCCGGGCCGACCTGGAACGACGCGCGGGCGGTAACCCGGCTTGGAACGTCGGCGTCGACTACGGGCTCCAGCTGGCGCGGTCGAGCCAGCGCGGGCTGGTCGAGGAGGCGTACCGAGCGGCGGGCTTGGACGTGCGGGACGACCTGGCGCGCCTCGCCGCCGAGCCGCGGATCGCTCCGGACGCCTCGGCGACGGGGTACATGTACCGGTACGCGATCCCGCACGGCATCACACCGGCGCCCGTGCTGACGCTGCACAACACCGGTGACGGTGGGGCTTCGACGGACCAGGAGCACTGGTACGCGTCGCAGGTCGCCGCTCGGGGCAACACGGACCAGTTGCGCCAGGTGTTTTCGGCGCGGGGCAACCACTGCGCGTTCAGCGGGGCCGAGGAGATCGTGAGCCTGCGGACCATGTTCACGCGGGTGGAGACGGGTCGCTGGCCGGACACCTCGCCCGCTGCCCTGAACGCCGCGGCGAATTCGTTCGGGCCGGAGTACCACGTGGTGACGAACTTCGGTGACTTCGCGGATGCCGTGCTGCCGCCTTCGTTCGTGCCGCACTCGCCCGCGGCGTTGCAGCGGCCCTCGCGCTGA